The nucleotide window CGGGTTCAAAACCGCCGGTGTCGATCAGGATGAAAGGGTGGTCCAGCCAGTTGCAATCGGCATAGTTTCTGTCGCGAGTGGCCCCCGGTTCGTCGATAACGATGGCCTTCCCCCGGCGATGCAGGCGGTTGAACAGGGTTGATTTGCCGACGTTGGGTCGGCCAATGATCGCGATTACTGGTTTCATAGTACGGTTCACAGCTCACAGCTCATAGTTTACGGTTGCCGGTTGCCGGTTTACGGTTGCCGGTTGCCGGTTGACGGTTTACGGTTCAGAGTTTTTTCAACGAACCATGCAATGATTGAAGCATTTTCGATATTGATTTCAACTCTTGAATTAATTCTTCAGCATCTGAATCAGAAAATATATGAACCTCACGTGAAATATAAATCTGTGTTCTCAGTTCCGCAGCCGATCCTTGTGCAATATTTACAAACCTTTGGAAATCCGGGATGCTCTTTCTTTCGCTTCCTTCCGCTATATTTGATGGAATAGATATGGATGAGCGCAGCATTTGATCTCTTATTCCATAATCGCGGCAATCTCTTAATAATTTATAAAGACGTACTGATAATCTGCAAGACATTTTCCAAACTTCTAAATCTTCAAAAGAGGATCCCACAAGCTTCCGCTCCCTCGCGCTTTTTCAACCGTCAACCGTCAACCGTCAACCGTTAACCGTCAACCGTCAACCGTCAACCGTCAACCGTTAACCGTCAACCGTCAACCATCAACCGTCAACCGTCAACCGTTAACCGTTAACCGTCAACCGTCAACCGTTAACCGTCAACCGTCAACCGTTTTTCACGGTTGGGAAATCCATTTTTCCAGCCGTTCCTGCTCCTTTGCCCAGTCTGCTGTTTGCCGCAGATTCAAAAACGAGTGGAAAAGGTTGTCCATTGTTGCCGCGGCCTTTTCAATCAGATAAATCCTCTCCAGGATTTGTCCCTCCCGGTCTTCCTCATCGTCCTCGGAAAGGGCGGGGAGCTTCATCGACTGAAAATGAAAACGGTCGGCCTTGAAGGTAAATTCCCACTCATCCTGGTCATGGGAGACCCGGAGCCGGGCCGTGGTGATCTTCTTTCCCTGCCGAAGCGCCTCTTTTCCCTCTTTAAGGTCGGCGTGCAGTCCCTGACAGATAATCGTTTCGGCGTACTCGCCCTCTCCTGATTCCAGAACCAGCCGCCGCAGAAAAATTATCTCGTCTTCCCCGCCGGCCGCGTTGCCGATAATGCCGTTTCGCTCCTCGCTTTTAAACCAGAGCCAGGTGAGAAACTCTCTGCCGATGGTCAGTGGATCGATGCCCGCCGGAAGCGATGGCGACGGCGCATCAAGGGTTTGAGACAGTGCGGGCGTTTCTTTTTGGGTAAGGCTTTTTTCTTCGCTGTTCCAGGGCGCATGGGGAAACAGCGACAATCCAAATGATTCCCGAAACATTTCCTGTAGTTCGCTGCCGATTTTGTCGGAGAGGGTGCAGAAAGTCAGCAGCCGGTCGGAGACCGACCAGCAGATTTCATAAAAGGCTGGGACAGGCAGGGTTTTTGCAAGCAATTCAAGTCTGACCGACTCACGGATCGCCTCGCGCTGTTCCCGGTAAAGCTTTTGCTGCCCACTTTCGGCAAGCGCTTTTCGCTCGGCCTCCATTACCCGGATTCGGAAGAGCGAGGGGGGAACAGACTTGCGGTCTATCCGGAGTGAAAAGAGCATGTATTTGCCCTGTGCATAAGCTGCGTAGGGGAAATCGGTGTCAAGACAGTTTTCAATCGCAATCCAGCCGGCTATCTTTTCGTCCGCCGTGCGCCAACTGTCCTGAAAGGCAAAGCGTTTTATCCGTTCGTCAAAGAAATCATTAAAGCCGTCCGGCAGCGGACCGGTGATACGATACCGTGAAAAAGTTACTGTTCCCTTCAAAAAACCCATAAACGTCTCCTCTATTTGCAAGGGACACTAACCTACTTGTCGGGATGATGTCAAGGTCTGTCTGGCGGAATTTCGATAATGCGGTTGGACAAAAGCGTTGTATTATGGTAGGAAAGCGCCCGAAATTATTTTATGGGAATCCGATGACTATAAATAAGGTGGGAATAATCGCGAATACTGCCAAGGAAGGGTCAAGCGGTTATACGGTCGATCTGCGGAAATGGCTGCTCAAACGCGGTCTGGAGGTTTATCTCGAAGAGGGAATTGCCGCGGAAATAGGCCTTCTGGAACCTGAGAAAAGCAGGCTTTGGCTGCAGGCGGATCTGATCGTCGTGTTTGGCGGCGATGGAACGATACTGCGGACGGCCCGTTTGCTGTCGGAACACGATATCCCCATTGTCGGCGTCAACCTCGGCGTTTTTGGGTACCTCACCGAGGTGAACCTCGACGAGATGTACAGCGCGCTGGAGGAGATTCTTTCCGGAAGATTTCAGATCGAAACGCGGATGATGCTGCATGCGGAGATTCTGAAAGGCGATGCGCTTTTGCACGGGGGCTCGGTGCTCAATGACGTTGTCATCAATCGGGGCAATCTTTCCCGACTGGTGGAGCTGGAGACGTCGGTTGACGGCAGTTATCTGACGACCTTCAAGGCGGACGGCCTGATTGTGGCAACCCCGACCGGCTCCACTGCCTACTCTCTTGCCGCGGGGGGACCAATTGTTTTTCCGGAGCTGGGGTCCATCATCATAAATCCCATCTGTCCCCACACGCTGACAAACAGGCCGGTGATCCTGCCGGAAGATGCTGTCGTGGAGGTGATCCTCAATACCCAGGAATCGGGGGCGACGGTCACCATGGACGGGCAGATATCTTTTCCGATAAATTATAAGGACAGGGTTTTAATTAAAAGATCAGAACAGGTAACGAAACTGGTTTCCTCTCCCCAGCGAGGCTATCTGGAAATTTTGAGGACTAAATTGGGATGGGGCGGCTCCCAGACAGGACTCTCCCGCAAAGAAACCGATGCTATCTGAGTTGAATATCCGCGATTTCGCCATTATCGACGAACTGCAGGTGAGATTCACCGAAGGTCTGACCGTTATTTCCGGGGAGACGGGGGCGGGGAAGTCGATTCTTATCGGTGCGGTGGGGCTCCTTCTGGGGGAGAGGGCGAGCGCCGACATGATCCGTTCCCTGAAGGACGAGGCGGTTGTCGAGGCTCTTTTTGATATTCGCGGGCAAAAGACCCTGCAGGCAAGGATTAGCGAAATGGGGTTTGGAGAAGCAGACGAGATAATTATTCGTCGGGTGGTTTCCCGTTCCGGAAAGAACCGTGTTTATATCAACGGCCGGATCGGGGCGCTGTCTTCGCTGGCCGAAATCGGGGAATCGCTGATCAATATCTGCTCTCAGAATGCCCATCAAACGATCCTGCAGACGGATAACCAGATAGATATACTTGATGAATTTGGCAGCCTTTTGCCGCTACGCGAGGAATATCGAAAAATCTACGACTATTATCGCCTGCTGGGAGGCGAATTGCGTCTCCTTGAGGAGAAACAGGGCAAGCGGGCCGAGCGGGAGGAACTGCTGCGCTATCAAATTGAGGAGATCGGCCGCGCCGAGATCCTGGCCGGCGAAGATGCGGCCCTCTCCGAGGAAAAGAATATCCTCATCAATATTCAGAAGCTTTCGAATCTGTCGCAGTCAGCTTATGAATCACTTTATTCTAAAGAGGAATCAGTGCTTGCCGGGCTGCACGAGGTAGTTGCCGCGGTTAAGGAAATAAGAAAGATCGATCCTTCCCTGGGATTGTCAGGGCAGGAAATGGATGAATTTTATTACCGGATTGAGGAGGCGGCCCTGACGCTTCGCGATTACGCCAATCATCTTGCGTTCGATCCACTCCGGCTGGAGGCGATTGAAGAGCGACTGGAGCTTTTGGGGAACTTGAAAAGGAAATACGGGGGAACCCTCTTGGCTGTTTTGGAAAAATTTGGTGATGCGAAGAAGGAGATAGAAGCGATTTCGACGGTGGAGGATGAGATAACAGTACTGGCGGGCCGCATCGCTGAGGAAAAGAAACGGTTATGGGCGGCGGCGGCGGAGCTTTCCGCGCAGAGACGACAGGCCGCGTCGGTATTGATGAGTTCAGTCGAGGATGAGATCAGATCCTTGAGAATGGACAATGCCAGATTTGCGGTTGTTTTTCATGAACGCGAAAAAAGTAACGGTGAGGACGCTCCCCATGAGAAGGGGAACGATTTCCCGGAATTTTACCTGGCGGCGAATGTCGGCGAAGAGCTGAAACCACTGCGGAATGTGGCATCCGGCGGAGAGCTTTCCCGGATCATGCTCGCCTTTAAAAAGGTTTTGGCGACGACCGGTTCAGTAGGAACGATCGTTTTCGATGAGGTGGACAGCGGAATCGGCGGGGCGACAGCGGAGATCGTCGGCAAAAGACTTCAGGAAGTTGCCCGTAGTCATCAGGTCATCTGTATAACGCATCTCCCCCAGATTGCCTGCCGCGGGGAGCGTCATTATCTGGCAGCCAAACATGTTATTGAAAACCGAACGAGTACCAGTGTCTCCATTCTTTCTGATGATGAACGCGTCGAAGAGATAGCCCGAATGTTGGGCGGGGTGGAGTTGACTAAAAAAACGAGAGAGCACGCCCGGGAGATGCTTTTTACCGCCCGGTAAATTATTGAAAAGATGACAAGGGATGAAAAATGCTTAGAAAAGCGCGCATAGGCGACGTAAAGACCATTCACAGGCTGATCAATATCTCCGCCGGCAAGGGGGAGATGCTGCCCCGTTCGCTAATGGACATATACGGAAGCCTGAGGGATTTTTTTGTCTATTACAACGAAAGAGACGGTGAGATTGTCGGCACCTGCGCAATGAACATAACCTGGGAAAACCTCGCCGAAATTAGATCCCTTAACGTTGCAGAAGAGCGGAGACGAGAGGGGATTGGACGCAAACTGGTCGAAGCCTGCATATCCGAGGCGGTTACGCTGGAACTCTATCGGATATTCGCGCTTACATACCAGCGGGAGTTCTTTCTGAAGCTGGGTTTTCAGTATGTAGATCGCGATACCCTGCCGCAAAAGGTATGGTCGGACTGTTTGCGTTGTCCCAAATATCCCGATTTCTGCGATGAAATATCAATGATATTGGAGCTTTGACATGTTTGAACGGCTGTATCGAACTGTGCTGCGGCAGCGTTGGGGAGGTAGAAAGGGTCTCTTCAAAAGGGGAAATCTATTTTTTCCTTGCCGAAATTTCATCGACCTTGCGGTTTGGGGCCTGTCCACAAATAACCTGAACATCTTGCATCTCATCTTTGGGCCATCTTTGGCTGTGGCTCAATCACAAAATCCTCAACGTAGCGCTGCTACGTCTGCGGTTTTGTTCACTCGCCGCAACCAAATCCAACCCAAATCTGAGCGCAATTTTGCCCAGGTTATTTGTGGACAGGCCCTTATTGACTAAGTTGCAGGGAGATATTTGGCGCAACCGACGAAATATTTATTAAAAAATTCATTTTTTTCTTGATTCCTGTATCTCTTTGTGTTAGCAGGCAGGCAAACTATCAGCATTCTTTCGTTCCTTTTTTTATTGAGATAATAAGAGTTTGAAATTTGGGCTTGTTACAGCACAGCATTTGAAACGTTTCCCTGCTTATTTTAGCAGGCAAGGATGGTTCAGGGCGTTAGTCTTACAAGCGCTTCGCGGCAGTTATTAACCCACCAGAGGGGTGGTGACATTGTAATCCATCAAACCATTATTGAAAGGGGGAAAACAGGGATGACAAAAGCGGAATTGATTGCGGTAATAGCGGAAGAGGCTGAAATCACCAAAGCTGCGGCGGCAAAGGCTCTTGAGGCCTACGTGGGAACGGTAGCAAAGGAACTCAAGAAAAACGGCAAGATCGGACTGGTCGGATTTGGCGCTTTTTCGGTTGTCAAGAGGAAGGCGCGCGAAGGCAGAAACCCGCAGACCGGCAAGAAGATCAAGATCCCGGCCAAGAAGGTGGTTAAGTTCAAGGTTGGCAAGGATCTGGCCAGCAAAGTAAAGTAGTTTTCGTAACTAAAAAAAATTAAAAGAGGCTCCCATCGCGGCAAGGGGGCCTTTTTTATTTGGGGACAGATTTGCAATCTGTCCCCATTCATTGACACGACCGGACATTTCTGCTATGAACCCCACGGTTTTTAATCATTTTGATAGTATTTCCCCAGTGTTCATCGGCGATTATCAGCGAAAGGGAAACAGCTAACACAAAGGAGGTTTTTTTGTCTCGGAAAAGAATATTGAGCGGCATGCGGCCTACAGGGAAACTTCATCTCGGCAATCTTCACGGGGCGCTTGCTAACTGGGTAAATTTGCAGAATCATGGCGATTACGAATGTTTTTATTTTGTTGCCGATTGGCACGCGCTTACCAGCGACTACGCGACGACCGAAAATATAAGGGCCAATACAATTGATATGGTTATCGATTGGCTGGCCGCCGGCCTTGACCCGCGCCTAAGCACGCTGTTCATCCAGTCCTCGGTCAAGGAACATGCGGAACTCTTCCTCCTTTTATCCATGATCACCCCGCTGGCCTGGTTAGAGAGGAATCCCACCTACAAGGAGGTCAAGGAAGAGCTTGCCCAAAAGGATCTTTCGACATTCGGCTTTCTTGGATACCCGGTCCTGCAGGCAGCGGATATCATCATGTACAAGGCTTTCGGCGTTCCGGTCGGCATCGATCAGCTTCCCCACGTCGAGCTGACCCGCGAGATCGCCCGCCGTTTTAACTTTCTCTATGGCGAGATATTCCCGATTCCGGAGCCGCTCATGGCAGAGGTGCCGAAGCTTTTGGGTACGGACGGGCGAAAGATGAGCAAGTCTTACGACAACTCGATATTCATGAGTGACAAGGGCGCGGAGCTGAAAAAGAAGGTTGCGTCCATGTTCACCGATCCGCAGCGGCAGCGCAAAAGCGATCCCGGGCGCCCTGAACTCTGCAATGTTTATACCTTGCACGGGTTATATTCAGCGCCAGCAGAGGTGCTGGAGATAGCTGCCGCCTGCCGAAGTGCCGCCATTGGCTGCATCGAATGCAAAAGGCGGCTGGCTGAGGCTATCGCCGATGGCATGGGGCCCATTCACGAAAGACGGGAACACTATCTTGCCCACCCCCAAGAGGTGCGGGAAATTATTGAGGACGGCAACATTCGGGCAGGTTGCATCGCCGCTTCGACCTTGGCCGAGGTGCGCGAAGCCATGAAGATAAAACATGAGTTATGAGATCAAACTCGATGTCTTTGAAGGTCCGCTCGATCTTTTGCTTTATTTGATCCGGAAGAACGAGATTGACATCTACAATATCCCGGTAGCCCTCATTACCAGTCAGTATCTCGGATATCTTGGCGAAATGCGTTCCCTGAATCTCGATCTGGCCGGAGAATATCTGGTAATGGCGGCGACGCTTGCCCATATCAAATCACGGATGCTGCTGCCTGTGACAGATGAGGGCGGCGATGAGGAGGAAGGGGGGGAGGACCCCCGCGCGGAACTGGTCAAACAGCTT belongs to Syntrophales bacterium and includes:
- a CDS encoding four helix bundle protein, which codes for MGSSFEDLEVWKMSCRLSVRLYKLLRDCRDYGIRDQMLRSSISIPSNIAEGSERKSIPDFQRFVNIAQGSAAELRTQIYISREVHIFSDSDAEELIQELKSISKMLQSLHGSLKKL
- the recN gene encoding DNA repair protein RecN yields the protein MLSELNIRDFAIIDELQVRFTEGLTVISGETGAGKSILIGAVGLLLGERASADMIRSLKDEAVVEALFDIRGQKTLQARISEMGFGEADEIIIRRVVSRSGKNRVYINGRIGALSSLAEIGESLINICSQNAHQTILQTDNQIDILDEFGSLLPLREEYRKIYDYYRLLGGELRLLEEKQGKRAEREELLRYQIEEIGRAEILAGEDAALSEEKNILINIQKLSNLSQSAYESLYSKEESVLAGLHEVVAAVKEIRKIDPSLGLSGQEMDEFYYRIEEAALTLRDYANHLAFDPLRLEAIEERLELLGNLKRKYGGTLLAVLEKFGDAKKEIEAISTVEDEITVLAGRIAEEKKRLWAAAAELSAQRRQAASVLMSSVEDEIRSLRMDNARFAVVFHEREKSNGEDAPHEKGNDFPEFYLAANVGEELKPLRNVASGGELSRIMLAFKKVLATTGSVGTIVFDEVDSGIGGATAEIVGKRLQEVARSHQVICITHLPQIACRGERHYLAAKHVIENRTSTSVSILSDDERVEEIARMLGGVELTKKTREHAREMLFTAR
- a CDS encoding N-acetyltransferase is translated as MLRKARIGDVKTIHRLINISAGKGEMLPRSLMDIYGSLRDFFVYYNERDGEIVGTCAMNITWENLAEIRSLNVAEERRREGIGRKLVEACISEAVTLELYRIFALTYQREFFLKLGFQYVDRDTLPQKVWSDCLRCPKYPDFCDEISMILEL
- a CDS encoding recombination-associated protein RdgC gives rise to the protein MGFLKGTVTFSRYRITGPLPDGFNDFFDERIKRFAFQDSWRTADEKIAGWIAIENCLDTDFPYAAYAQGKYMLFSLRIDRKSVPPSLFRIRVMEAERKALAESGQQKLYREQREAIRESVRLELLAKTLPVPAFYEICWSVSDRLLTFCTLSDKIGSELQEMFRESFGLSLFPHAPWNSEEKSLTQKETPALSQTLDAPSPSLPAGIDPLTIGREFLTWLWFKSEERNGIIGNAAGGEDEIIFLRRLVLESGEGEYAETIICQGLHADLKEGKEALRQGKKITTARLRVSHDQDEWEFTFKADRFHFQSMKLPALSEDDEEDREGQILERIYLIEKAAATMDNLFHSFLNLRQTADWAKEQERLEKWISQP
- a CDS encoding HU family DNA-binding protein, giving the protein MTKAELIAVIAEEAEITKAAAAKALEAYVGTVAKELKKNGKIGLVGFGAFSVVKRKAREGRNPQTGKKIKIPAKKVVKFKVGKDLASKVK
- the trpS gene encoding tryptophan--tRNA ligase, giving the protein MSRKRILSGMRPTGKLHLGNLHGALANWVNLQNHGDYECFYFVADWHALTSDYATTENIRANTIDMVIDWLAAGLDPRLSTLFIQSSVKEHAELFLLLSMITPLAWLERNPTYKEVKEELAQKDLSTFGFLGYPVLQAADIIMYKAFGVPVGIDQLPHVELTREIARRFNFLYGEIFPIPEPLMAEVPKLLGTDGRKMSKSYDNSIFMSDKGAELKKKVASMFTDPQRQRKSDPGRPELCNVYTLHGLYSAPAEVLEIAAACRSAAIGCIECKRRLAEAIADGMGPIHERREHYLAHPQEVREIIEDGNIRAGCIAASTLAEVREAMKIKHEL
- a CDS encoding NAD(+)/NADH kinase, with product MTINKVGIIANTAKEGSSGYTVDLRKWLLKRGLEVYLEEGIAAEIGLLEPEKSRLWLQADLIVVFGGDGTILRTARLLSEHDIPIVGVNLGVFGYLTEVNLDEMYSALEEILSGRFQIETRMMLHAEILKGDALLHGGSVLNDVVINRGNLSRLVELETSVDGSYLTTFKADGLIVATPTGSTAYSLAAGGPIVFPELGSIIINPICPHTLTNRPVILPEDAVVEVILNTQESGATVTMDGQISFPINYKDRVLIKRSEQVTKLVSSPQRGYLEILRTKLGWGGSQTGLSRKETDAI